Part of the Xenopus tropicalis strain Nigerian chromosome 3, UCB_Xtro_10.0, whole genome shotgun sequence genome, TGATGGGGATAGCCGTACCCTTTGCTCTCACTGTATGATGTGCCTGGCTGTACTCAGTGTCCCCCTGGCATAATATGATGGGGATAGCCGTACCCTTTGCTCTCACTGTATGATGTGCCTGGCTGTACTCAGTGTCCCCCTGGCATAATATGATGGGGCTAGCCGTACCCTTTGCTCTCACTGTATGATGTGCCTGGCTGTACTCAGTGTCCCCCTGGCATAATATGATGGGGATAGCCGTACCCTTTGCTCTCACTGTATGATGTGCCTGGCTGTACTCAGTGTCCCCCTGGCATAATATGATGGGGATAGCCGTACCCTTTGCTCTCACTGTATGATGTGCCTGGCTGTACTCAGTGTCCCCCTGGCATAATATGATGGGGATAGCCGTACCCTTTGCTCTCACTGTATGATGTGCCTGACTGTACTCAGTGTCCCCCTGGCATAATATGATGGGGATAGCCGTACCCTTTGCTCTCACTGTATGATGTGCCTGACTGTACTCAGTGTCCCCCTGGCATAATATGATGGGGATAGCCATACCCTTTGCTCTCACTGTATGATGTGCCTGACTGTACTCAGTGTCCCACTGCCATAATATGATGGGGATAGCCCTACCCTTTGCTCTCACTGTATGATGTGCCTGACTGTACTCAGTGTCCCACTGCCATAATATGATGGGGATAGCCGTACCCTTTGCTCTCACTGTATGATGTGCCTGGCTGTACTCAGTGTCCCCCTGGCATAATATGATGGGGATAGCCTTACCCTTTGCTCCTACTGTGTAAGGTAATGGTGATACCAGTACTTACTGCTCTCACTGTGTAATATGCTTCCTTATAAAAAAAAGATCCCTTTGTAGTCATAATTAGAATTATCTATTCTCACTACAAATCCCATGCAGCTGGCTGACAGATTGTCCTGGGTTTTATAGTTCAGGAACAACCAGAAAGGCATTAGTTGGAGACACCTAAGCCCACAGCATAACAATATGTGTCTCAAAGCTCTCCATGGATGTGGAGAATATTTTGACTTGTAATTCTGTGACATTTAGTGGAACACAGATTTGTGAAATACAGAATTCATATATTTTAGCCATAGAATTCAAGTTTCTGTTTTGGGAGCCTGGGAAATGGGTTGACGTTGCATGCAGTACATACACATGGCCACCAGGTGTCAGCAGTATAGAGGAAATAGCTCCACTTCTGAAGGGTCACATTTTTGCAAAGTCCTATTTATAGAGGCTGTGGAAGTGGTTCTGCTGATAAGTCCGTATCTAAGAGCTGCGGCTCACAGGGAATTTTAATCTCAGGAACAACCACGGCAGTCACAGCTCCCTGAATCGCCCGTCATTGCTTCCTATTGAAATGCTCCATATAGGGCAGCCATACAGGCAGGCAAAGCTCAGAAAAGCCTAAATCTATGTCTGCCCGTCTGTCTGCCGTGGACTTTCCCTTTCCATTCAATTGGAGATAAGCAAAAGGCCTGTGCAGAACGTGGCCCCCCAAGAGACCGCTCCGCTAATCCGCTAATATCATGAAACGCTCAATCACAGGCTGAAATGCCAAACATATTTTCCAGTGTTTAAACTCACATTAGCTGCACCTTCCTCAGGCTTGGGCCCCAAGCCAATTAAGGAGAGCCTAGAGCCTGTGTAATCACTGGATATTCTGGGGCCCCTACGGAGGGGGCTGTTAGATTTCATGAACTCCACTTAACAATAGAAACATTTTTCCTTTGGACAATCACATGAGATAAGTTTTTTCTTGATAAGGACTTCAAAACCCCCAACCCCAATCCCAGAAGTAAGCAGGGGCATCGTGGTTGTTTGTTTAGGGGATGGagagccaaaaactatttttgttgAGGTTAGGTTACACAGGGGGCATCTTCTAAGATCTCCTCTGCTTCAGGGTTGGGGTATAGTCTTCTCCTTATGGCAAAGTCAACCCCTAAGGTCACTCCAGCTCTTATTCCAGAATAGAGACCAGAATAGGATGGGGGAGGAGGCACCTAACATTCACTGAAGCTTAAAGCCAACATACCAACTGGCACACAAAACATAATTAATTCTAAACATAGGGgacattttttcaaaattttcaaaaaattctTCTCAACCTACCTTGACAAATGAAATTCTCTACATTTTCTTGAgccatgacattttttttaagaattgccCAAAGTTCCTATGGACTGTAAAACAACTCAAGAATTATTGAGTAAGTGGAGGGATAAAACAGATTAATATTCAAATGCACAGTGCCCATTGGCTTTACTGGACCTCAACAGGCTTGAGATTTGACTCATCCCTAATACACtattcataaatctgccctttagtgtcAGAGTCAGTCCCATGTCACTTGGCCGAGGCCACTGTTGGTCTACACCAGGTGTCCTCAACCTTCTTTACCCATGAAAAAggtagggagcaacacaaggattAAAAAAGATCCTAGGGGTGCCCAATAAGGCTATTATTGATTGGTTGTGATTGGTTACTTGATagccttatgtggactggcagactacaggaggatctgtttggcagaaattcaaaaataggcacattattttgaggctactgggagcatcaTCCAAGgttttgatgagcaacatgttcctcggCTTTGGATCACTGTTGGGAGATCATTCTAGCTTAACAGCCTAAAACAGAAAACTTTGTTGACCACCAAGGCCCATCAGAACATATAGAGATCTTGGAGCAATCAGGGTGGTGGGGAAGAGGGAACTTTTTTCAGCAATACAACTAATTCATTCATTTGGCCAAAATGCACAATATTGAGTCAATTGACCCAAAAACCATTGACCTAAAATGATTCTAATATGTGGTCTTCTACTTCTGCTAATTCTGTTTGCCTCTAGCCCTCATTGGTTTCCCCTCTTGATAATCTCTTCAGCAACCACTTTCTTATCACTCTCTGAACTGAAcgctttaaattaaatattaggCCTTGTTAATCATTAATTGCCCAACCAGAGCCTTCCAGGTTCCATCGAGAGTCGGGAAAGTGCCGCAATTTCACGCAGATTTTTTTAAAACGAGGTAGAAGCAGACAGAGAAAAATGTAGAAGAGGTTGTGAGGGGAGGTAACAGAAGGCAGGAAAAAAGTTTTTCCAAGGGAACAGATAAAAGAGATAGAAGGTAGCAGAGTAGGTCATTGGAAGCTCAAGAGACGTGAAAAAGAGAAAGGGAGAAAGACTAAAAATAGAAGAAGACATTTGAGAGTAGATATGAGTCTTTTTCACTGGATTTCGTCGCGGTTTCAAACCCAAGCACCAAGTTCCTCCCAACTGAACCTAGTGAACGACAGCCTAACACTGAGAAATGTGCAGATCCATGGTCCAGTACAGCTGATTGCCAATCGCCCCATTGTAGAGGAATGCATTGAGGATACTTTCCAGGAGAAACTGTCCCATCTAGGAGGGAAAGAGAATGTACTGCTGGTCGGAGAGGCTGGGTATGACAAGGACAAAAATGGTCCTTACCATGGGATTTTGCAAGAACTCTCCTTTGCACTGTTCCACTTGCCAGAACGAGGCCTGCCGCAGAAAAACGATCATGAGAATTGGAATCTAGAAGGAATGAAGGCTGGTTCAAGTTCTTCTCGTGCCCCATCCAGGATGTTGCAGTACCCAGTTGTTTTGGTAGTTTTCCGGGCTACATTCATTTTGGACTCTGCCAACACAAACCTTATCAGAGAAGTACTGAAAGACGTGAGGGTCAGAATCAAAGGATCAGGGTCGGCTCTGGTGGGAATTGTCTACAGCCAAGAAGAACTCGGCACAGAAGCAAAGTCAGTGTCCCAGATGAAGTTTGGACTCTTAATAGAACGGATTTTCCAGGGATACCTATGGGGGATTTGCTCCTACACCCGTGCCCGACCCGAAACTATCCTACAGGTAAAAAGGACTATCAAAGAGACACTGCAGGGCAAAATTGCAGGTAAGTGGACTGCTGCTGAAGAACTTATGCCTAAACTTATGCCTAACTATGCCTAAAAACTATAAAGATGACAGACAGTTACCATGATTAGAATCCGACTAGTGGTATTGTGCTATAACAGAACATCAATGTCCACTCAAACTTGAGGAACTGGCCTTTTAATATACTTGTCTGAAGTCTGACCTGCACTGTCTCTGCCAATCATGAAATCAAAGTTCACCTAAAACTAACTTTATTAACAGATAATGGATAACTCTCTCTCTTGAGAGAGTTGAAATGCCAAATTAAAGAGCACATGGACTCTTGTAACCAAACAACAGTTCAAAAATACTAAACTAAAGAGAGCAGGGGCCCCAGCAGTCATGGTAGTTGACATGCCAGGATGTAAAGCACAGGGCAGGGCGCAGGGACCCTCAGGGACCAAATGGTGGTTGATATGGCAGAATAAAGAGCGCAGGGACCCTCAGGAACCAAATGGTGCTGGATATGCCAGAATAAAGAGCGCAGGGACCCTCAGGAACCAAATAGTGCTGGATATGCCAGAATAAAGAGCACGGGGAGCCTCAGAAACCAAATGGTGCTGGATATGCCATAATAAAGTGTGCAGGGACCCTCAGGAACCAAATGGTAGTTGATATGCCATAATAAAGTGTGCAGGGACCCTCAGGAACCAAATGGTAGTTGATATGGCAGAATAAAGAGCGCAGGGACCCTCAGGAACCAAATGGTAGTTGATATGGTAGAATAAAGAGCGCAGGGACCCTCAGGAACCAAATGGTAGTTGATATGCCAGAATAAAGAGTGCAGGGACCCTCAGGAAGCAAATGGTGGTTGATATGGCAGAATAAAGAGCACAGGGACCCTCAGGAACCAAATAGTATTGGATATGCCAGAATAAAGAGCGCAGGAACCCTCAGGAACCAAATAGCGCTGTATATGCCAGAATAAAGAGCGCAGGAACCCTCAGGAACCAAATAGTGCTGTATATGGCAGAATAAAAAGCACAGGGACCCTCAGGAACCAAATGGTAGTTGTTATGGAAGAATAAAGAGCGCAGGGACCCTCAGGAACCAAATGGTAGTTGATATGCCAGAATAAAGAGCGCAGGGACCCTCAGGAACCAAATGGTAGTTGATATGGCAGAATAAAGAGCGCAGGGACCCTCAGGAACCAAATGGTAGTTGATATGGCAGAATAAAGTGCGCAGGAACCCTCAGGGACCAAATGGTAGTTGATATGACAGAATTAAGTGCGCAGGGACCCTCAGGAACCAAATGGTAGTTGATATGGCAAAATAAAGAGCACAGGGACCCTCAGGAACCAAATGGTAGTTGATATGACCGAATAAAGAGCGCAGAGACCCCCCAGGAACCAAATGGTAGTTGATATGCCAGAATAAAGAGCGCAGGGACCCTCAGGAACCAAATGATAGTTGATATGGCAAAATAAAGGACACAGGG contains:
- the LOC100490786 gene encoding uncharacterized protein LOC100490786, producing MSLFHWISSRFQTQAPSSSQLNLVNDSLTLRNVQIHGPVQLIANRPIVEECIEDTFQEKLSHLGGKENVLLVGEAGYDKDKNGPYHGILQELSFALFHLPERGLPQKNDHENWNLEGMKAGSSSSRAPSRMLQYPVVLVVFRATFILDSANTNLIREVLKDVRVRIKGSGSALVGIVYSQEELGTEAKSVSQMKFGLLIERIFQGYLWGICSYTRARPETILQVKRTIKETLQGKIAGQYKENNSADASEIERSFKALVCCLGGKERFLLVGNICSSAQPSQRAAVFKELSEALFEERSELHYSQGQGRINNGPTEMCTKLPKPKPFPYPLILVVFRSTFLREEANRVQVKEILIDIRGRCNQSDTQVIGVVCSSEKLEEDIWLECQAHLDSVLQQTFRGPVGVCSFVRSRPESVEGIKRCVCNLKERT